A single window of Coffea eugenioides isolate CCC68of chromosome 7, Ceug_1.0, whole genome shotgun sequence DNA harbors:
- the LOC113777896 gene encoding citrate-binding protein-like, whose amino-acid sequence MTTFLFFTTLILTLLRALKADPTDGFSPVSLSTANFQVQKPYDVPVNQRYSYVGGVHKLWVYKTDKPFSAGSTTKPRTEVRITGYDYTSGVWQFEGSVYVPSGTTGVSVMQVFGASTQATTAMLRVYNPSLTYYRSPVLIPNVYNKWYRVNVIHDTGAGRVRVYIDGAFKYETNDNGPATHYFKFGVYTQDNPSDYMESRWTGIRVLKKN is encoded by the exons ATGACAACTTTCCTCTTCTTCACCACTTTGATCCTAACCCTGCTGAGGGCTCTGAAGGCTGATCCAACTGATGGGTTCAGCCCTGTTTCGCTCAGTACTGCAAATTTTCAAGTTCAGAAGCCTTACGATGTCCCTGTCAATCAACGCTATTCCTACGTTGGTGGTGTTCATAAACTGTGGGTTTATAAGACAGACAAACCTTTTTCTGCTGGTAGTACTACCAAACCTCGTACTGAAGTTCGCATTACT GGCTACGATTACACTTCAGGTGTATGGCAATTCGAGGGTAGTGTCTATGTACCCTCTGGAACCACTGGTGTTAGCGTAATGCAAGTTTTTGGAGCAAGCACTCAGGCCACAACTGCTATGCTAAGAGTCTACAATCCATCCCTCACATACTACAGAAGTCCTGTCCTAATCCCCAACGTCTACAACAAATGGTATCGCGTCAATGTGATACATGACACAGGTGCTGGGAGAGTTAGAGTGTACATTGATGGAGCTTTCAAGTACGAAACTAATGATAATGGTCCCGCTACACATTACTTCAAGTTTGGAGTGTATACACAAGACAATCCTTCTGATTATATGGAGTCTCGTTGGACTGGAATCAGAGTTCTCAAGAAAAACTGA
- the LOC113776830 gene encoding putative disease resistance protein RGA1, whose protein sequence is MVSLHNVKRIGAEFYGLEHLDSARSSSREAKPINLFPKLSRFVLEDMESLEEWSNAMVPSNSSSSIKVFPNLQYLAIERLPSLAVLPGMENLTSLEELEIRRCGIVFTLLERLTIFSDDPGCWAKGLQYLANLCELELGGFSDNLDYFPWPDSITKDDGDSAKQHFFSLEKLELFGWPKITSLPDQIQHHSTLTILEIREFEGLEVLPKWIGSLQNLREVCVGNCTNLKQLPSAEAIQHLTSLNLLYIADCPLLAERCTKGSGEKWPKIACIPLIDTD, encoded by the exons ATGGTGTCCTTACACAATGTGAAACGCATTGGGGCTGAATTCTACGGTCTTGAACATCTCGATAGTGCCAGGAGCAGTAGTAGAGAGGCGAAACCAATCAATCTGTTTCCAAAACTATCGCGTTTTGTGTTGGAGGACATGGAAAGTCTAGAGGAGTGGTCAAATGCAATGGTTCCCTCGAATTCTTCCTCATCAATTAAGGTATTCCCTAATCTCCAGTACTTGGCAATCGAAAGGCTCCCCAGTTTGGCTGTTTTACCAGGTATGGAGAACTTGACATCTCTTGAGGAGTTAGAGATACGAAGATGCGGAATTGTG TTCACATTGCTCGAGCGGTTGACGATCTTTTCTGACGACCCTGGTTGTTGGGCAAAGGGTCTACAATATCTTGCCAACCTCTGCGAGTTGGAACTCGGTGGCTTCTCTGACAACCTTGATTATTTCCCGTGGCCAGACTCCATCACCAAGGATGATGGTGATTCTGCAAAACAACATTTCTTCTCTCTGGAAAAACTTGAATTGTTTGGATGGCCAAAAATCACGTCTCTTCCAGACCAAATTCAGCATCACTCTACCTTGACAATTCTAGAGATACGGGAGTTTGAGGGGTTGGAAGTTCTTCCAAAGTGGATAGGTAGCCTTCAAAATCTTCGAGAAGTGTGCGTTGGCAATTGCACTAACCTCAAACAATTGCCCTCTGCAGAAGCAATACAACACCTCACCAGTTTAAATCTACTGTATATCGCCGACTGTCCTCTTTTAGCAGAGAGATGCACCAAAGGAAGTGGCGAAAAGTGGCCCAAGATTGCATGTATTCCCCTTATTGATACTGATTGA
- the LOC113776831 gene encoding citrate-binding protein-like — MTPFLVLATLFLTLLRALKADPTDGFSYVKLSEANFQVQKPYDVSVNQRYSYIGGEHRLWVYKTDKPYSQTSNTKPRTEIRITGYDYTSGVWQFEGYAYVPSGTSGVSIMQVFGASTQATTAMLRVYNPSLTYYTNPVLIPNVYNKWYRVNVIHDTGAGRVRVYIDGVFKYETHDNGPATHYFKFGVYTQDNPSDYMESRWVGIKVLRKN; from the exons ATGACGCCTTTTCTCGTCTTAGCCACTTTGTTCTTAACCCTCCTGAGGGCTCTGAAGGCTGATCCAACTGATGGGTTCAGCTATGTTAAGCTGAGTGAGGCAAATTTTCAAGTCCAGAAGCCGTACGATGTCTCTGTCAATCAACGCTATTCCTACATTGGTGGTGAACATAGACTGTGGGTTTATAAGACAGATAAACCTTATTCTCAAACTAGCAATACCAAACCACGTACTGAAATTCGCATCACT GGCTACGACTACACTTCAGGTGTATGGCAATTCGAGGGTTATGCATATGTACCCTCTGGAACTTCTGGTGTCAGCATAATGCAAGTATTTGGAGCAAGCACTCAGGCCACAACTGCTATGCTGAGAGTCTACAATCCATCCCTCACATACTACACAAATCCTGTCCTAATCCCCAACGTCTACAACAAATGGTATCGTGTCAATGTGATACATGACACAGGTGCTGGGAGAGTTAGAGTGTACATTGATGGAGTTTTCAAGTATGAAACTCATGATAATGGTCCTGCTACACATTACTTCAAGTTTGGAGTGTATACACAAGACAATCCTTCTGATTACATGGAGTCCCGTTGGGTTGGAATCAAAGTTCTCAGGAAGAACTGA